The genomic segment ATTTATCTTAAGATGGAATTTTTATCTCCAACTGGTTCCTTTAAAGATCGGGGAGCAGCAGTTCTTTTGAGTAAGATAAAAGAATGGGGAATTGATCGGATTGTTGAAGATTCATCTGGTAATGCTGGAGCAGCAATTGCAGCTTATTCAGCTGCTGCTGGAGTTCAATGTGAAATTTATCTTCCAGAAAAGACATCAGAGGGAAAGATTAAACAGATCGAAGCATATGGTTCTAGTATAAAGAAAATTCCTGGTGAGCGTGATGCTGTTTCCCGGGCAGTGATGGAAGCAGCAGAGTCAGTTTATTATGCCAGCCATTCCTGGAATCCTCTTTTCTTTGAGGGAACTAAAACTATGGCTTTTGAGATATGGGAACAGTTGGGTTATCAGGCTCCTGAATTTTTAGTAATACCCGTTGGGAACGGAACTATGCTTCTTGGAGCTTTTATTGGTTTTATGGATTTACTTAAGATGGGCCAGATTGAAAAATTGCCCCGGTTTATTGCAGTCCAGTCGGCTAACTGCGCACCAATTTATGCCAGATTTTATGGATTAGAACTCAAATCTATAAAACCTACGGTAGCAGAAGGGATCTCTGTTGGTGAACCTGTACGTATTGATGAGATTGTAGAAGCTGTCAGGGAAACTGGTGGAGAAGTGGTGACCGTTACTGATAAAGAGGTCTTAAAAGGTGTGCGGGAATTGAGTAGGATGGGGATTTACGTTGAACCTACTTCAGGTACGGTAGTGGCAGGATTTTATCAAGCCATAAAGAAAGGGTTGATAAAATTAAAGGATAAAGTGATCTTACCCCTGACAGGGAACGGTTTAAAGAAGGGGTAAAAGGATTTAAATCAATATTATCAATTGACTTTCGCGTGGAGCTGATGAGTTAACCAGTAAGGAGTATGCATTGGGCAGAGAGAAAAACCTTTTATTTCTTTATTACACCAATGGTAGCCAGATGGTAGAACTTCATTAATTGAGATAGAAAAGTTATTTACTAAATCAGGAATTCAGTTCTGGAGTTATGTTTTAGATAAAAGGATTGGGCTTGACGATGGTGAAACAAAACTTATCGGGATTTATCGGCAGAGTAAGAATAATTCTGGACTGAGAATTTATTCAATAGATGATCTTCAGAAAGAAAGTACAATTGAGAAGATTATCAAGGATGATCATGTAGTTTTATTATTAAAGATTAAAGTAGCGAAGACGAGAAAGTAATTGCCTTTCCAGAATTTTTATGGAAGAGCAAAAAGTTATCCAATCAGGCTTTAACAGAAAATAGGGTAACTTAAGTATAAGAATAGAGGTATTAAACGTAGAATAGATATGGATGAAGAGGAGGTTTTTTATATGTATTCACTTAGTAAGATTAAAAAGGTTTTATGTAAGATATCGGGATGCAAAATAATCGAAAATGCTCCCATGTCTCAATATACCAGTTTTAAAATTGGTGGTCCCGCTGACCTTATGGTGGAGCCAACTAATTGTGAAGGTTTACAAAAGATTTTACAGTTTTTTTCCAGAGCCAATGTTCCATATTTTGTTCTTGGCAAAGGAAGTAATCTGCTTGTTGGTGACCGGGGAATCCGTGGTGTGGTAATAAAAATGACCGGGTTAAATTATATCAGAATTGAAGGGAACCGAATCACTGCTGGAGCCGGTGTGACCCTGGCAAAACTTGCTTCTTGCGCGTTAGAATCTGAATTAACCGGTCTGGAATTTGCCAGCGGCATTCCTGGAACTTTAGGAGGAGCAGTGGTGATGAATGCCGGTGCTTATGGAGGAGAGATGAAAGATATAATAACCCAGGTTATAGCTTATACACCTGCTGGTGAAAAAAAAGTCCTTACCAATGAGGAGATAGGGTTTGGCTACCGTAAGAGTATTTTTCAGAAAAATGGATGGATTGTGGTAGAAGCAGAGATGAAATTAAAGAAGGGAGACCCGGTAGAGATTCGGGCAAAGATGATTGATTTGAATAACCGCAGGAAGGAAAAACAGCCTCTCGAATATCCCAGTGCTGGAAGTGTTTTTAAAAGACCTAAAGGATATTATGTCGGAGCATTGATTGAAGAGGCAGGTCTAAAAGGTTATACTATCGGTGATGCACAGGTATCACAAAAACATGCAGGTTTTATTATTAACAGGGGAAATGCGACAGCGAAAGATGTTCTTAGTCTAATTCGCTATATCCAGAAACGGGTGTGGGAAATGGAAGGAGTTGAACTTGAACCAGAAATACGTCTTGTAGGTGAGTTTAATTCTGATGAAGATTAAGCCAGTGGTTTTTCACTGGCTTTTTTTATTCATGTAGGTTTTATTAAGGTAGATTGTTAAAATTGTGTGGGCGACAATTCAAGTAAAAAGTAAAGATTCTAATTTATGATTAAACTGCACATCTTAGTGAGATTTCAGTCTAAATAAGGCCTCATCTGAGGATTGATGAGTAATCAAGGGCCAGGAGGGCCCATTGATTAGTGTGCCTTATTTCGACTGAAATCGAACTTTAGATGGTTCGAAAAATTTCTTTTGAAGCGAAAAATTAGTTTTTTGTAGTAAAATCATTTGTGCTTTTTATATTTTTTAAAGGATTATAAGCAGGGACTTTAAACTGGATTAAAGAAAATTTTATAAGGAATAAATTCCCGATCGTTGAATTTACCGGTTTTTTTAAATAAAGGGGGGTAGAATGGTTAAAATTGGTATAATCTGTGCTTTTAAAGAAGAAGCTCAGCACATTTTACAGGAAATGGAGATTGAAGAGGAAGTTGAGCGGCTTAAAACCCGCTTTTATAAGGGTAAATTCATGGGGCGGGAAGTGGTTTTTGTTATTAGTGGGATAGGCAAAGTTAGCTCAGCGCTTTGTACCCATATTCTTATTGATCAGTTTGGAGTGGAATTGGTTATCTTTGCCGGGATTGCAGGAGGTTTAAATCCTGATTTAATTATTGGTGATACCGTAATTGCTACGGAAACATTCTATCATGATATTGATTGGGAAGGTCAGGGAATTGAAAAAAACACAGTCTATTCCGTTTTTCGCACCATTTTTAAGACTGATTCTATACTTATAAAAAAGCTTAAAAAAGGTCTTTCCGACAAAAAGCTCTCGCTGCCGTCAATTCTAAAATCATTACGTCAAGGCAAAGAATTAACAATAACTTTTGGACGAATTCTTACTGGAGATCAGGTAATTGCAAGCAAAAAGAAAGTTCAACAATTATTTGATAAACTGGCTGGTGATTGTGTAGATATGGAAAGTGCGGCAGTTGCTCAGACTTGTTTTTTAAATGA from the Anoxybacter fermentans genome contains:
- the thrC gene encoding threonine synthase encodes the protein MQSNFVCYRCEKKYSLDKPIWRCECGGLLKIERRFKTMEIQKEDLSLWRYRDLLPVEQKDAMITLGEGMTPLLQRMISGYNIYLKMEFLSPTGSFKDRGAAVLLSKIKEWGIDRIVEDSSGNAGAAIAAYSAAAGVQCEIYLPEKTSEGKIKQIEAYGSSIKKIPGERDAVSRAVMEAAESVYYASHSWNPLFFEGTKTMAFEIWEQLGYQAPEFLVIPVGNGTMLLGAFIGFMDLLKMGQIEKLPRFIAVQSANCAPIYARFYGLELKSIKPTVAEGISVGEPVRIDEIVEAVRETGGEVVTVTDKEVLKGVRELSRMGIYVEPTSGTVVAGFYQAIKKGLIKLKDKVILPLTGNGLKKG
- a CDS encoding 5'-methylthioadenosine/adenosylhomocysteine nucleosidase — its product is MVKIGIICAFKEEAQHILQEMEIEEEVERLKTRFYKGKFMGREVVFVISGIGKVSSALCTHILIDQFGVELVIFAGIAGGLNPDLIIGDTVIATETFYHDIDWEGQGIEKNTVYSVFRTIFKTDSILIKKLKKGLSDKKLSLPSILKSLRQGKELTITFGRILTGDQVIASKKKVQQLFDKLAGDCVDMESAAVAQTCFLNDIPFLIIRTISDLADEGAMQIIKEILKPVLEVNYQILKEVLFLIDL
- the murB gene encoding UDP-N-acetylmuramate dehydrogenase translates to MYSLSKIKKVLCKISGCKIIENAPMSQYTSFKIGGPADLMVEPTNCEGLQKILQFFSRANVPYFVLGKGSNLLVGDRGIRGVVIKMTGLNYIRIEGNRITAGAGVTLAKLASCALESELTGLEFASGIPGTLGGAVVMNAGAYGGEMKDIITQVIAYTPAGEKKVLTNEEIGFGYRKSIFQKNGWIVVEAEMKLKKGDPVEIRAKMIDLNNRRKEKQPLEYPSAGSVFKRPKGYYVGALIEEAGLKGYTIGDAQVSQKHAGFIINRGNATAKDVLSLIRYIQKRVWEMEGVELEPEIRLVGEFNSDED